A single genomic interval of Candidatus Thermoplasmatota archaeon harbors:
- a CDS encoding EamA family transporter: MRLELAALCLIVILLWGLWAFLYKLGAEKLNLIQALFCACVVGAICSVCIAGFLIFKSDALQTGDLKSYAIIALATVFGALGTIIWYLSIYKYQASIVVPFTALYPLVTVLLGIFILREHIQPINAIGILLALIACFLLSL; the protein is encoded by the coding sequence ATAGTAATATTACTCTGGGGCTTGTGGGCTTTTCTATATAAGCTTGGAGCTGAAAAGCTCAATTTAATACAAGCTCTCTTTTGCGCATGTGTAGTAGGAGCTATCTGCAGTGTCTGTATTGCTGGGTTTTTGATATTTAAAAGTGACGCTTTACAAACTGGCGATTTGAAAAGTTATGCAATTATAGCGCTTGCTACAGTTTTTGGCGCACTAGGCACAATAATCTGGTATCTTTCTATCTATAAATATCAGGCGAGCATCGTAGTGCCTTTTACAGCGCTATATCCTCTAGTAACAGTATTATTAGGAATATTTATACTGAGAGAGCATATTCAGCCTATAAATGCTATCGGAATTTTATTAGCATTAATTGCTTGCTTTCTGCTATCACTTTGA